TCCCATAGCCCTAGTATGCCACAAGCAGCGTGCATACGCGTTAAAAGCGAATTCACTGCTGGTGAAGAGAGTACGCTGCCCGGAGGAACACTTTTCTCTAACCATATGAGACCTGACACATTTAATTTAGATTCAGTTGAGCCGGAAACTAGCGCTGCAGCCGCTAGACGTATGATACGTGTTAAATCCGAGTTTGTAACAAACCTACCTGCTGCGGAAGAATCAGATGACTGCTTACCAGTACGAGAGACTGAGCATTTTCAACGACGTAGCAACGTCAATAGAAATGGTCTAATTATGGACAGTACGGCACCGTTAGGTTTCAAGCGCATTAAAAGTAAACAGAAATTCTCAtccaatatttttctaaatctaTATAATAATCCCACTTTTAATTTcttgctttttctttttttccagtGGAAAGTGATTCGGAAGAATCAGAAGCAGAAGAGTCTATTTTACCAAAAgataaaatggaaaattgtaaGTGAAAGGCCACAATATGACATaatttgaatatatatgtattatcatAATATTCTATTGCAGCAAAACAACGAGCAATATTAGCTATAGAGGAATTTAACAAGGCAAGCAAAAATCGTAAAGACCCGTCTTTTATCTATACGACAACTGTGCGTAAACTACCCAATAGTAGTTCCTATATCAGACAGCAAATATACGATAATCGTTCACCATTGCACAACGTTAACAATGTTCTCTATAAGTTCAACTCCTACGCTAATCACTTTAATCTACAGGAGTGGGGCATAGAAGCACTGCCACCAAAAGCAAGTGAAGTAGCAAAAATATTAGGTTTTGATATACATGCTTTGgacaagaaaaagaaaatatttacatttccaCCAGAAATTAAACGAGAAGCAATACAACAGACTGAAAAGCAATTGATTGACCCCCACGCGTCATTTCTCAGATCTGAGTCCACGCAAACCGACGACGTCAGCGGACATGATAAAGCCGTACAAACTATACCGCAAGGCAATAATATCGGTACACAAACAACAGCTATGTCTGCCGCAGGTAGTAGTAAATACGGTGATCTGCCCCTAATGCGGCAAATAAGCACGTTCAATGAAAATCAACTAATGGCTTTAAGTGATTTTGCCGATTTGATACGTGAACCGGCGCTAGCGGCCGACTCAACAGAATTGTATCGTCTGCATCATCGTTTGATAGATATCTATAAGTACTCACAATTACCATCTGAATTCGGACAAAGTACTCAGCAttcaaacaaatataatatgcaTGATCCACGTCAAAAAAGAATGAACTCGTTAGCGGAGTCGCTACCACCGCCAGCACCAAGGATGTTGGCGAGGCATGAAACTCAACCGCAATCATGGCCACACACAGTTGTACGACCACATGCAGTTGTTCAGCCACCTTATCATCGTCCACTAGCACCGTTGCCACCGCAGACGACGGTGCCGATACGTCAACGACTAGAACGTACAGCAGATATGGCATATACTATTCCCGTTATCGCAAATGTGATGTCGATTCATCATAATGGCTCACCTCCGAGGGATCCACGACAGAACACTTTCGGCGGTGGTGCCATGCGACGGTAATGCTAAGTTGCGTTACAAATCGTACAATTCATAGCTTAACAAGCCTCTACTTATAAGATAAATAGTTTTTACGCTGACAATATCGCAAcgttaaaaatttgattatttacttttaagttTAGCCTAGTCATTAGTGGCCATCCACATACCACTTTCCTCGGTTTACTTGACAATTGGGTCTTAAGATACACTTTGAAACACTAAAAGAAATATCTGGTGGTGCTGTTGAGAAAATTAGCCGGTGATTTAACCAATAGGTGACTTGCAAATATAAGAATTGTCGCACATGTTAATTTGTGTTCGTGTTGTGAACGAATTCGTACAAAGGCACTAATCGAACTCCCCAGTCAAATCAAAGTAAAATTTGTATGAGAATCGGCCATAAAgcgtatatgtaaacaaacagttGTTGTTACATGAAGCTGCACGCTTAGCAAAATGTTTTAGTTGTTTTAGTGGCAGAAAAAACTCCCTAGGCATTTTGGAAGAATACAGCAGAATTGTTTGGCTTGGATGATTTAAAATTCTGGTTTATATCGGCTTGACAAAATCGTATTATCAATCGGTTAGTGAGTATCGTATGttttatttagatatgtatataaaaaaaactaaaaataaatccaaTAAAACAATGTTCTTgaagtaaatacaaatattttgttttgtttttgtacgatTATCAATTAcatgtatttaaattataaatcgTTATTTCACTTTGTTTTAGGTTTGAAATCGCTTTCATTTTGCAGTAGCGGATTTTggttacatatatactttttgttttccatatatgtatatacatatatatgtatatgtctctATGTAAATACTATCACTAAAATAATCGGATtatgcatgtttgtttgcaAGTTATGCGGTGCAAACTTACCCTAATGTTGGAAAGAAAATTATATTGCGCTGAACTATTAAACAAAGAAATCtcttaaaatgtatttattgcaatattattttttaattttcgtttagtttatttcattattttattttatcttatttattttttactttattttgttttttatattattgtatttatttactttatttttattttttataaacaataataaatgatACTGCAGAATTGTCAAAAATctctattattttcttttgaagtACCAAACATAACAGAGCTGTTAAATATTAGTGGATGCTCATATGATTGAATGATTAATGTgaataatggaaaaaatttagctAAATGTCATATGAAATTAGATTTTCTTTTGCAATTGgtgtataaaaatttcataaaaataagtcatatcaaatattttttttatgaattttaataaaatatattttttgtatatataagttAGTTATTAACAAATGCATTGAAAAGTAAAtgtattatgtaaaaataataaaccaaaGCAAAATTGAATATTTGTCATTATTTACGTAGTATgcatgtaataaaatatttatatttagtatttatttaatttcttttttatattttcacgtTCACGTGATTCTGCGGCACATGTTTTTAAgcatatttattcatatatgtatggaACTTTCATCATTTGGAAGTCAATGGAATAATGAAATACGACAAACAAAGGGTTGAGAATTAGGCTAGAAAGTGTTAAGGTGTGTAGAGTtactgcaaaaaaaattaatttagctgTCAATGGATTTTCAGTTGTTTGtaatttatatctttttttataaataataactcAACACTAATCTGTGTTGCCAAATTATGCCTCTTCAGGTGGCAGATGCGGCTAAGAACTGGCTATGAAACCACAAACATATCCCACTAATGACAGGCACATCGCTTCTCCGCAACTATTTTGTATGTGCTTTAGTAAGATTAGTTGCATAAAAATCGACTTATCAATACCCTCTATTTATAAGATCGCTTTTTGCTCAAGCAACAATAATCATaacatttttgcataaatttacttgaaaataagaaacggtgcataacctcaaaatttttttgatgttatttcagttttttttattttttaatcaggtaACAAAACAGCAATGATTCCAAATTTTccgaaattaagttttaaagAATTGCAGAGAAAGAAATTCTCAATTCATTGCTTATTGTACGGCATTGGAAACACTCGCGTCAATGGTGTCAATTAAACCTTTgtccaattaaaatattttggtttattataaaaaaaaaactttgttctTCGTTTTCATATGTCGACGATCGATCGTCACAAATTGTTGTAAAACAGTTGAGCCAAGTAGAAATATGTCTTCTCcagccttagaaaataattacaaatatacaagtataatgatACAGATGTGGCAACTGGGGATTAAATTAAAAGCTAACGGACAAAAGATGTATGCTAATATATTCGGCGCGTAGAACATTTCTCCAAATATGTAACTGCCTCACTGACGACAGACgttgaaaaacgaaaattttccgCTCTCTCACACTTTCTCTAGCGAATTTCTCAACCAAAAGAAACACAAAAAGGATAAAAATTCCAAATCGGCCTTCTTTGCGCCACTGTGTGATAAAAGAAGCATTTGTTTatagttttgaattttaaattttttatttactattgtTGGCTCGCAttgtttacacaaataaaaaatgttaaaatacacGATTTTATTAATACCAtttcaatatcttttaaattaaatcgTAAAAAGGAAATGATGCAAAAGCCAATACGTATTGTTCGTTGTCCATGTGGTGTTACAAATATTCTGACAAATGGAATGGAACAGCACATATCACTGCTTATTGTAtaaagtatatgcatatgtatatatatgtgtgtatgaagtattttgtttttatatatttcttgcTTGCCAACCACATTAtctttcttttttgcttttgttttgtattttctttttaagttATAATTATTATGTTCTCTTGATAGTTTAAATTAGCTTACAACGAATTTCGTTTACATATTCATGTAAATTTTGCTTATGCGCCTAAAAACACGCTACAtattcaaaaagtgtttaagtATGAAGAAATCGCTTTGCGTCGCGCTGTCGCTGTCGCCGTAGTCGGCGTCGTCGTCGTCATCGACGtctttcacaaataaaattttttcttttgtattgtATGCGTGTGGAAAATATTATTGTGTAGTTTGTTACGTGCTGCCACAAAATTACTGATCCATGGCCTCCTGACTGGTGTCATCCACTTCCATGCCAGCTGGTTCGTCCTTGGATGGTGCTGGTGGTTCGTTTGCGTCAGTGGCCATTTCGGTGGCAGCATTTGTTTCGGCCATAACAACTTCGTTAACAGCGGGTTGGGCCTCTTCAATCGGCACATCGTCCATGGGTTGATCGTTGAGGGCTAATGTCGGTGTAGGTAGTGGGGTGGCTGTTGGTGTGGCAGCAGGAACGGCAGCAATAGCTTCGGCCGAGTCTGGGGCTGGAGTCGTATCTGCAGCTGGGGCGACAACATCGCTTTTTTCGGCAACGTTAACACTGTCAGCAGTTGTGCTTTCTACCGCCTCAGCGGTTGTTGGAACTTCAGCTTCGCTGGCCTTAGCTGCGGTGGCGGTAGCAGCAGCGGCAGCTTCTTTGTTTTCGTCCGACGCAGAAGTTTCGTTTTTAGCTGGTGCAGCAGCAACTGTTTCGGCTTCATCCACGGCGGTTTTACTAGCGGAATCAGCCGTGGACTTTTCAATCGCAACAGCTTCTGCCTCGTTGGACGTGGTCGTAACAGCTTCAACTACTTTTTCTTCGGCCGGTTTTTCCAATTCGGCAGCGGCTTCTGCATTGCTCTCAGTCTTTTCAGATTCTTTTGTTTGGGTGGCAGTGGAGTCGGTCACTTCAGATGTGGCTTTTGGTTCAACAGCGAAATCTTTCGCTACAGCAGCGACAGCTTCAGCTCCAGCAGCCGTTGTCTGTGGCGCAGCCTCATCTTTTTCCGGTGTGCTAGTCGAAACTTCGGCCTTAGAATCAGCAGCGGCCTCGTTGGCTTTGACAGGCGCCGTTTCCTCTTCAACTTTGTCTACGATTTTAGCGCTATCCTTAGCACCATCACTAGCAACCGCTTCTGTCGCTTCAGCTGCAGGCTCGGCTGATTTCTTGACCTCGGCCTCAGCGGATTCTTCAACCGCCTTGGTAGTGGCTACAGCAGCTGCTACAACAATCTCTTTTTCGCCTTTTTCTATTTCCTgtttttcaacgattttttcttcttctttagttGTTTTTGATTC
The DNA window shown above is from Bactrocera tryoni isolate S06 chromosome 4, CSIRO_BtryS06_freeze2, whole genome shotgun sequence and carries:
- the LOC120774946 gene encoding uncharacterized protein LOC120774946; the protein is MENDRKESKVCLDQIEKIMQELDTTTTESNSSTPPALDVPHRPILLPPEIKEEPKEKDTEMISQQEDVCNNNELVAVPTHISENPKSLSSTQDQNTQHTMQIKKERVEDSNEVSVEPPKTDKDITSSEKIQTPVEERIIRIKPEPIDAPSLATEEISRQKTQPNPDAAPENATYNREGEVPTETNMDDSTAPNSPNGVPEADGALPDNFFDDLIKDADNITAAALECSEPNTLEKESTEMLVNVKNEPVDTTTIPEATTTETLESTKHTAEQNIAPPELLNVKSEPVGTTAVSETTTSAPIPENFFDDLLVDHVAERIDDVVNHGLEIKYSERLKELELLEAKEQSSHKAHKKNKKKKKKSHKRTHSEANEDEKALDVNVNKRSKHTSHSPSMPQAACIRVKSEFTAGEESTLPGGTLFSNHMRPDTFNLDSVEPETSAAAARRMIRVKSEFVTNLPAAEESDDCLPVRETEHFQRRSNVNRNGLIMDSTAPLGFKRIKMESDSEESEAEESILPKDKMENSKQRAILAIEEFNKASKNRKDPSFIYTTTVRKLPNSSSYIRQQIYDNRSPLHNVNNVLYKFNSYANHFNLQEWGIEALPPKASEVAKILGFDIHALDKKKKIFTFPPEIKREAIQQTEKQLIDPHASFLRSESTQTDDVSGHDKAVQTIPQGNNIGTQTTAMSAAGSSKYGDLPLMRQISTFNENQLMALSDFADLIREPALAADSTELYRLHHRLIDIYKYSQLPSEFGQSTQHSNKYNMHDPRQKRMNSLAESLPPPAPRMLARHETQPQSWPHTVVRPHAVVQPPYHRPLAPLPPQTTVPIRQRLERTADMAYTIPVIANVMSIHHNGSPPRDPRQNTFGGGAMRR